The following proteins are co-located in the Streptomyces sp. NBC_00435 genome:
- a CDS encoding L,D-transpeptidase: MNQSPRLWTVIGCSLLVASLGAGATACGSGDDNPLSARPYDAGDQVALNQSSGSRPVDPDRPLEVTAKSGDGRITDVSAVDTHGRRLAGELSASGDRWHSTVPMAAGVRYTVLVSTEDERGAPGQRTLAFDTTPAKKVLKIEFGPDEGKYGVGQPLTATLDEPVKDKAARAVIERGLVVDAPSGVVGSWYWVDDKTIHYRPKEYWPANTTVSVRSNLEGVKISDDLHGAAAKPLKLEIGDRVEVTTDASSHYLTFKRNGEVINTIPVTTGKPGFSTRNGVKVVLGKQYYVQMRGDTVGIGGSEYYNLPVYYATRVTWSGEYVHAAPWSVGSQGSENVSHGCTGMSTGNAAWFYENISEGDIVKVINSIGDDMDTFGNGYGDWNMAWKEWREGSVLLKGTQEGRSPVDQARLRPQV; this comes from the coding sequence ATGAACCAGTCACCGCGTCTTTGGACGGTAATCGGCTGCTCCCTGCTGGTCGCGTCCCTCGGGGCCGGCGCCACCGCATGCGGGTCGGGCGACGACAACCCGCTGTCCGCCCGCCCCTACGACGCGGGCGACCAAGTCGCCCTCAACCAGTCCTCCGGCAGTCGCCCGGTCGACCCGGACCGCCCCCTGGAGGTCACCGCCAAGAGCGGCGACGGCCGGATCACCGACGTGAGCGCCGTGGACACCCACGGCCGCCGCCTCGCGGGCGAGTTGTCGGCCTCCGGCGACCGCTGGCACAGCACCGTCCCGATGGCCGCAGGCGTCCGCTACACGGTCCTCGTGAGCACCGAGGACGAACGCGGTGCCCCCGGGCAGCGCACGCTCGCCTTCGACACCACCCCGGCCAAGAAGGTCCTCAAAATCGAGTTCGGCCCGGACGAGGGCAAGTACGGCGTCGGACAGCCCCTCACGGCCACGCTCGACGAACCCGTGAAGGACAAGGCCGCCCGCGCTGTCATCGAGCGGGGTCTGGTCGTGGACGCGCCGTCCGGCGTCGTGGGCTCCTGGTACTGGGTGGACGACAAGACGATCCACTACCGCCCCAAGGAGTACTGGCCGGCCAACACCACCGTGTCCGTACGGAGCAACCTGGAGGGCGTCAAGATCTCCGACGATCTGCACGGGGCCGCGGCCAAGCCGCTGAAGCTGGAGATCGGCGATCGCGTCGAGGTCACCACGGACGCCTCCTCGCACTACCTCACGTTCAAGCGGAACGGAGAAGTGATCAACACCATTCCGGTGACCACCGGAAAGCCGGGCTTCTCCACCCGCAACGGCGTCAAGGTGGTGCTCGGCAAGCAGTACTACGTCCAGATGCGCGGTGACACCGTGGGCATCGGCGGCAGCGAGTACTACAACCTGCCCGTCTACTACGCGACTCGCGTCACCTGGAGTGGTGAATACGTCCACGCCGCGCCGTGGTCCGTCGGCTCCCAGGGCTCCGAGAACGTCAGCCACGGCTGCACCGGCATGAGCACGGGCAACGCCGCCTGGTTCTACGAGAACATCTCCGAGGGCGACATCGTCAAGGTGATCAACAGCATCGGCGACGACATGGACACCTTCGGCAACGGCTACGGCGACTGGAACATGGCCTGGAAGGAGTGGCGCGAGGGCAGCGTCCTCCTCAAGGGCACCCAGGAGGGCCGCAGCCCCGTCGACCAGGCGCGCCTGCGCCCCCAGGTGTAA
- a CDS encoding cytochrome c oxidase subunit 4 produces the protein MKIQGRMFLWLAAFILIMTVVYGVWSKEPVGTTALALAFGLSAMIGYYLAFTAKRVDEMAQDNLEADVADEAGELGFFSPHSWQPLSLAIGGAFAFMGVIFGWWLMYFSAPLILIGLWGWVYEYYRGENQNQ, from the coding sequence GTGAAGATCCAGGGCAGGATGTTCCTGTGGCTCGCGGCCTTCATCCTGATCATGACCGTCGTGTACGGCGTGTGGTCCAAGGAGCCGGTCGGCACCACCGCGCTCGCGCTGGCCTTCGGCCTGAGCGCCATGATCGGCTACTACCTGGCCTTCACGGCCAAGCGTGTCGACGAGATGGCCCAGGACAACCTGGAGGCCGACGTCGCCGACGAGGCGGGCGAGCTGGGGTTCTTCTCCCCGCACAGCTGGCAGCCGCTCTCGCTGGCCATCGGTGGCGCCTTCGCCTTCATGGGTGTCATCTTCGGCTGGTGGCTGATGTACTTCTCGGCGCCGCTGATCCTGATCGGTCTGTGGGGCTGGGTGTACGAGTACTACCGCGGCGAGAACCAGAACCAGTAG
- the ctaD gene encoding aa3-type cytochrome oxidase subunit I: MSILNQPQGAAADSYENELPVRSKQPGNVVVKWLTTTDHKTIGTMYLLTSFVFFIIGGIMALFMRAELARPGTQIMSNEQFNQAFTMHGTIMLLMFATPLFAGFANWIMPLQIGAPDVAFPRLNMFAYWLYLFGSTIAVAGFVTPSGAADFGWFAYSPLSDAVRSPGIGADMWIMGLAFSGFGTILGSVNFITTIICMRAPGMTMFRMPIFTWNVLLTGVLVLLAFPVLAAALFALEADRKFGAHVFDAANGGALLWQHLFWFFGHPEVYIIALPFFGIISEVIPVFSRKPMFGYIGLIAATISIAGLSVTVWAHHMYVTGGVLLPFFSFMTFLIAVPTGVKFFNWIGTMWKGSLSFETPMLWAVGFLVTFTFGGLTGVILASPPMDFHVSDSYFVVAHFHYVIFGTVVFAMFSGFHFWWPKFTGKMLDERLGKITFWTLFVGFHGTFLVQHWLGAEGMPRRYADYLAADGFTLLNTISTISSFLLGLSMLPFMYNVWKTAKYGKKVEVDDPWGYGRSLEWATSCPPPRHNFLTLPRIRSESPAFDLHHPEIAALDHLEDHSVAAKAVAGGKEAGK, encoded by the coding sequence GTGAGCATCCTCAACCAGCCTCAGGGTGCCGCCGCCGACTCGTACGAGAACGAGTTGCCGGTACGGAGCAAGCAGCCGGGCAACGTGGTCGTGAAGTGGCTCACCACCACCGACCACAAGACCATCGGCACGATGTACCTGCTGACGTCGTTCGTGTTCTTCATCATCGGCGGGATCATGGCGCTCTTCATGCGCGCCGAGCTGGCCCGTCCGGGCACGCAGATCATGTCGAACGAGCAGTTCAACCAGGCGTTCACCATGCATGGCACGATCATGCTGCTGATGTTCGCCACCCCGCTGTTCGCGGGCTTCGCGAACTGGATCATGCCGCTGCAGATCGGCGCGCCCGACGTGGCGTTCCCGCGGCTGAACATGTTCGCGTACTGGCTGTACCTCTTCGGTTCGACCATCGCGGTGGCCGGCTTCGTCACCCCCTCGGGTGCCGCCGACTTCGGCTGGTTCGCCTACTCCCCGCTGTCGGACGCCGTCCGCTCGCCGGGTATCGGCGCCGATATGTGGATCATGGGTCTGGCCTTCTCCGGCTTCGGCACGATCCTCGGTTCGGTCAACTTCATCACCACGATCATCTGCATGCGCGCCCCCGGCATGACGATGTTCCGCATGCCGATCTTCACCTGGAACGTGCTGCTGACCGGTGTCCTGGTCCTGCTCGCCTTCCCGGTGCTGGCCGCCGCGCTCTTCGCGCTGGAGGCCGACCGGAAGTTCGGTGCGCACGTCTTCGACGCGGCGAATGGCGGCGCCCTACTGTGGCAACACCTCTTCTGGTTCTTCGGCCATCCAGAGGTGTACATCATCGCGCTGCCATTCTTCGGAATCATTTCCGAAGTGATCCCGGTCTTCTCGCGCAAGCCGATGTTCGGTTACATCGGTCTGATCGCCGCGACGATCTCGATCGCCGGCCTCTCGGTGACCGTGTGGGCCCACCACATGTACGTCACCGGCGGTGTGCTGCTGCCGTTCTTCTCCTTCATGACCTTCCTGATCGCGGTACCGACCGGTGTGAAGTTCTTCAACTGGATCGGCACCATGTGGAAGGGCTCGCTGTCCTTCGAGACCCCGATGCTCTGGGCCGTCGGCTTCCTGGTCACCTTCACCTTCGGTGGTCTGACCGGCGTCATCCTGGCTTCGCCCCCGATGGACTTCCACGTCTCCGACTCGTACTTCGTCGTCGCGCACTTCCACTACGTCATCTTCGGCACCGTGGTCTTCGCGATGTTCTCCGGCTTCCACTTCTGGTGGCCGAAGTTCACGGGCAAGATGCTGGACGAGCGCCTCGGCAAGATCACCTTCTGGACGCTGTTCGTGGGCTTCCACGGCACCTTCCTGGTGCAGCACTGGCTGGGCGCCGAGGGCATGCCGCGTCGTTACGCGGACTACCTCGCGGCCGACGGCTTCACGCTGCTGAACACGATTTCGACGATCAGCTCGTTCCTGCTGGGCCTGTCGATGCTCCCCTTCATGTACAACGTCTGGAAGACGGCGAAGTACGGCAAGAAGGTCGAGGTCGACGACCCGTGGGGCTACGGCCGCTCGCTCGAGTGGGCGACGTCCTGCCCGCCGCCGCGGCACAACTTCCTCACCCTGCCGCGGATCCGCTCCGAATCCCCGGCGTTCGATCTGCACCACCCCGAGATCGCGGCCCTCGACCACCTTGAGGACCACTCCGTGGCCGCCAAGGCCGTCGCGGGTGGCAAGGAGGCCGGCAAGTGA
- the ctaC gene encoding aa3-type cytochrome oxidase subunit II produces MSPYGSDRSPRRPMRRKLLQALTAGTVLATATGCSYTWKNFPRLGLPTPVTEEAPRILSLWQGSWAAALITGILVWGLIMWSVIFHRRSRTKVEVPPQTRYNMPIEALYTVVPLIIVSVLFYFTARDESKLLSLSAKPAHTINVIGYQWSWGFNYVENVDGDAATPKAGEVPKELAAIPDRYTKDFPAGAEGVYTKGVPGDRNEQTGNPGPTLWLPKGEKVRFILSSNDVIHSFWVVPFLFKQDVIPGHTNVFEVTPTHEGTFMGKCAELCGVDHSRMLFNVKVVSPEAYQAHLKELAEKGQTGFLPAGIKQTDPARNAEVNKL; encoded by the coding sequence GTGAGTCCCTACGGCTCCGACCGCTCGCCGCGGCGCCCGATGCGGCGGAAGCTGCTGCAGGCGCTGACTGCGGGCACGGTTCTGGCGACCGCCACTGGTTGCTCGTACACATGGAAAAACTTCCCCCGCCTCGGATTGCCCACCCCGGTCACCGAGGAGGCGCCTCGCATCCTCTCCCTGTGGCAGGGGTCGTGGGCGGCCGCTCTGATCACCGGCATCCTCGTGTGGGGCCTGATCATGTGGAGCGTCATCTTCCACCGGCGCAGCCGGACCAAGGTCGAGGTTCCCCCGCAGACCCGGTACAACATGCCCATCGAGGCGCTGTACACCGTGGTCCCGCTCATCATCGTCTCGGTGCTCTTCTACTTCACCGCGCGTGACGAGTCGAAGCTGCTCTCCCTCTCCGCCAAGCCGGCGCACACGATCAACGTGATCGGCTACCAGTGGAGCTGGGGCTTCAACTACGTCGAGAACGTCGACGGCGACGCGGCGACCCCGAAGGCGGGCGAGGTTCCCAAGGAACTCGCCGCCATCCCGGACCGCTACACCAAGGACTTCCCGGCGGGCGCCGAAGGCGTCTACACCAAGGGCGTTCCCGGCGACCGGAACGAGCAGACCGGCAACCCGGGCCCCACGCTGTGGCTGCCCAAGGGCGAGAAGGTCCGCTTCATCCTGTCGTCGAACGACGTCATCCACTCTTTCTGGGTGGTGCCCTTCCTGTTCAAGCAGGACGTCATCCCGGGCCACACCAATGTCTTCGAGGTCACCCCGACCCATGAGGGCACCTTCATGGGCAAGTGCGCCGAGCTCTGCGGTGTCGACCACTCCCGCATGCTCTTCAACGTCAAGGTCGTCTCCCCGGAGGCGTACCAGGCGCACCTGAAGGAGCTCGCGGAGAAGGGCCAGACCGGCTTCCTTCCGGCCGGCATCAAGCAGACCGACCCGGCCCGCAATGCTGAGGTGAACAAACTGTGA
- a CDS encoding cysteine desulfurase/sulfurtransferase TusA family protein, whose translation MPYFDTASAAPLHPVARQALQASLDEGWADPARLYREGRRARLLLDAAREAAAESVGCRPDELVFTPSGTHAVHSGVAGVLAGRRRTGGHLVVSAVEHSSVLHAAEVHAAGGGTVEEVPVDRFGRVSASSYRERVGPSTALACLQSANHEVGTVQPVAEVAEVCAAAGVPLLVDAAQSLGWGPVPGSWSVLCASAHKWGGPAGVGLLAVRKGVRYSPQGPADERESGRSPGFVNLPAAVAAAASLRAVRAEAQAEAARLRTLVDRLRRRVARLVPDVEVVGHPDLRLPHLVTFSCLYVDGETLLHGLDRAGYSVSSGSSCTSSTLTPSHVLRAMGVLSEGNVRVSLPAGTTAAEVNGFLEVLPGLVAGVREQLGAVEPAVSVPDAESLEVDALGLRCPQPVIELARVIGRVPVGGTVTVLSDDEVARLDIPAWCAMRGQTYVGESPRPTGTAYTIRRAV comes from the coding sequence ATGCCGTACTTCGACACCGCGTCCGCCGCCCCGCTGCACCCCGTGGCCCGGCAGGCTCTCCAGGCCTCCCTCGACGAGGGCTGGGCCGACCCGGCCCGGCTGTACCGCGAGGGACGGCGGGCCCGGCTGCTGCTGGACGCGGCGCGGGAGGCGGCCGCGGAGTCGGTCGGCTGCCGCCCCGACGAGCTCGTGTTCACTCCTTCGGGGACGCACGCGGTTCACTCGGGCGTGGCCGGGGTGCTCGCGGGACGTCGGCGCACCGGCGGGCATTTGGTCGTATCAGCGGTGGAACACAGTTCTGTACTGCATGCGGCGGAGGTCCACGCGGCGGGCGGCGGGACGGTCGAGGAGGTCCCGGTGGACCGGTTCGGACGGGTCTCCGCCTCCTCCTACCGGGAGCGTGTGGGGCCGTCCACCGCGCTGGCGTGCCTCCAGTCGGCCAACCACGAGGTGGGCACCGTCCAGCCGGTGGCGGAGGTGGCCGAGGTGTGCGCCGCCGCCGGGGTCCCGTTGCTGGTGGACGCGGCGCAGTCGCTGGGCTGGGGGCCGGTCCCCGGAAGCTGGTCCGTCCTGTGCGCGAGCGCCCACAAGTGGGGCGGCCCGGCCGGGGTCGGCCTGCTGGCGGTCCGCAAGGGGGTCCGCTACTCCCCCCAAGGTCCCGCCGACGAAAGGGAGTCGGGGCGCTCCCCCGGCTTCGTCAACCTCCCCGCGGCCGTCGCGGCGGCGGCCTCCCTGCGGGCGGTGCGCGCCGAGGCGCAGGCGGAGGCGGCCCGGCTGCGGACGCTGGTGGACCGGCTGCGGCGGCGGGTGGCCCGCCTGGTTCCGGACGTGGAGGTGGTGGGCCACCCGGACCTGCGGCTCCCGCACCTGGTCACGTTCTCCTGCCTGTACGTGGACGGCGAGACCCTGCTCCACGGGCTGGACCGGGCGGGGTACTCCGTCTCCTCCGGCTCCTCGTGCACCAGCTCGACGCTGACGCCGTCCCATGTGCTGCGGGCGATGGGGGTGCTGTCGGAGGGGAACGTACGGGTGTCCCTGCCGGCCGGCACGACGGCGGCGGAGGTCAACGGCTTCCTGGAGGTCCTGCCCGGGCTGGTGGCGGGTGTCCGGGAGCAACTCGGCGCCGTGGAACCGGCGGTGTCCGTCCCGGACGCGGAGTCACTCGAGGTGGACGCGCTCGGGCTGCGGTGTCCGCAGCCGGTGATCGAGCTGGCGCGGGTGATCGGGCGGGTGCCGGTGGGGGGGACGGTGACGGTCCTTTCGGACGACGAGGTCGCCCGGCTGGACATTCCGGCGTGGTGCGCGATGCGCGGCCAGACCTACGTGGGCGAGTCCCCCCGCCCCACCGGCACGGCCTACACGATCCGCCGCGCCGTCTGA
- a CDS encoding carbohydrate kinase family protein, which translates to MRIAVTGSIATDHLMTFPGRFADQLVADQLHTVSLSFLVDNLDVRRGGVGPNICFGMGQLGARPVLVGAAGSDFDEYRAWLDRHGVDTQSVRISEVLHTARFVCTTDADHNQIGSFYTGAMSEARLIELKSVADRVGGLDLVLIGADDPEAMLRHTEECRTRGIPFAADFSQQIARMDGDNIRTLMEGATYLFSNEYEKGLIEAKSGWSDAEILAKVGTRVTTLGSNGVRIDRVGHDPIVVGCPEETAKVDPTGVGDAFRAGFLTGLGWGVGLERAAQVGCMLATLVIETLGTQEYTLGRAHFMERFTKAYGEDAAAEVRTHLPA; encoded by the coding sequence GTGCGCATCGCAGTCACCGGCTCCATCGCCACCGACCACCTCATGACCTTCCCCGGCCGATTCGCCGACCAGCTGGTCGCGGATCAGCTGCACACGGTCTCCCTCTCCTTCCTCGTCGACAACCTCGACGTACGACGTGGCGGTGTCGGCCCGAACATCTGCTTCGGCATGGGCCAGCTGGGCGCCCGTCCGGTCCTCGTCGGCGCGGCCGGCTCCGACTTCGACGAGTACCGCGCCTGGCTCGACCGGCACGGCGTCGACACCCAGTCCGTACGGATCTCCGAGGTCCTGCACACCGCGCGCTTCGTCTGCACGACGGACGCCGACCACAACCAGATCGGCTCCTTCTACACGGGCGCGATGAGCGAGGCCCGCCTGATCGAGCTGAAGTCGGTCGCGGACCGCGTCGGCGGCCTGGACCTCGTCCTGATCGGTGCGGACGACCCCGAGGCGATGCTGCGCCACACGGAGGAGTGCCGCACGCGCGGGATCCCCTTCGCGGCGGACTTCTCGCAGCAGATCGCCCGGATGGACGGCGACAACATCCGCACCCTGATGGAGGGTGCGACGTACCTCTTCTCGAACGAGTACGAGAAGGGCCTCATCGAGGCGAAGTCCGGCTGGTCGGACGCGGAGATCCTGGCGAAGGTCGGCACGCGCGTCACCACCCTCGGCTCGAACGGCGTCCGCATCGACCGGGTCGGCCACGACCCGATCGTGGTCGGCTGCCCGGAGGAGACGGCGAAGGTCGACCCGACGGGCGTCGGCGACGCCTTCCGCGCCGGGTTCCTGACCGGGCTGGGCTGGGGCGTCGGCCTGGAGCGGGCGGCGCAGGTCGGCTGCATGCTGGCGACGCTGGTCATCGAGACCCTGGGCACGCAGGAGTACACCCTGGGCCGGGCGCACTTCATGGAGCGCTTCACGAAGGCGTACGGCGAGGACGCGGCGGCAGAAGTCCGCACCCACCTCCCCGCGTAA
- the erpA gene encoding iron-sulfur cluster insertion protein ErpA, with translation MSVQDEKTTVSDGILLSDAAAEKVRTLLEQEGREDLALRVAVQPGGCSGLRYQLFFDERSLDGDVVKDFDGVKVVTDRMSSPYLHGASIDFVDTIEKQGFTIDNPNATGSCACGDSFS, from the coding sequence ATGTCCGTACAGGACGAAAAGACCACTGTGAGCGACGGCATCCTCCTGTCCGACGCCGCCGCCGAGAAGGTCAGGACCCTGCTGGAGCAGGAAGGCCGCGAGGACCTGGCGCTGCGCGTCGCCGTCCAGCCCGGCGGCTGCTCCGGCCTGCGGTACCAGCTCTTCTTCGACGAGCGCTCCCTCGACGGTGACGTCGTCAAGGACTTCGACGGTGTGAAGGTCGTCACGGACCGGATGAGCTCCCCGTACCTGCACGGTGCCTCCATCGACTTCGTGGACACCATCGAGAAGCAGGGCTTCACCATCGACAACCCCAACGCCACGGGCTCCTGCGCCTGCGGCGACTCCTTCAGCTAG
- the nadA gene encoding quinolinate synthase NadA — protein sequence MRVVTTAQPLDNQPLDVQPTPLALLLLGREADPKSERGVECPGDLPSPSDPNLVARARAAKEKLGDKVFILGHHYQRDEVIEFADVTGDSFKLAKDAAARPEAEYIVFCGVHFMAESADILTSDDQKVVLPDLAAGCSMADMATAEQVAECWDVLTEAGIAGGTVPVSYMNSSADIKAFTGKHGGTICTSSNAKKALDWAFEQGEKVLFLPDQHLGRNTAVRDMGMSLDDCVLYNPHKPNGGLTVEQLRGAKMILWRGHCSVHGRFSVDSVNDVRARIPGVNVLVHPECKHEVVAAADYVGSTEYIIKALEAAPAGSKWAIGTELNLVRRLANRFAAEDKEVVFLDKTVCFCSTMNRIDLPHLVWTLESLAEGNLVNQIQVDKETESFAKLALERMLALP from the coding sequence GTGCGTGTCGTGACCACCGCCCAGCCTTTGGACAACCAGCCTTTGGACGTCCAGCCGACGCCCCTCGCCCTGCTGCTGCTCGGCCGCGAGGCCGACCCCAAGAGCGAGCGCGGGGTGGAGTGCCCCGGCGACCTGCCCTCGCCGTCGGACCCGAACCTGGTGGCGCGCGCCCGCGCCGCGAAGGAGAAGCTCGGGGACAAGGTCTTCATCCTCGGCCACCACTACCAGCGTGACGAGGTCATCGAGTTCGCCGACGTCACCGGCGACTCCTTCAAGCTCGCCAAGGACGCGGCCGCCCGACCGGAGGCCGAGTACATCGTCTTCTGCGGCGTCCACTTCATGGCCGAGTCCGCGGACATCCTCACCTCGGACGACCAGAAGGTCGTCCTGCCGGACCTGGCCGCGGGCTGCTCGATGGCCGACATGGCCACCGCCGAGCAGGTCGCGGAGTGCTGGGACGTACTGACCGAGGCCGGCATCGCCGGCGGCACGGTCCCCGTCTCGTACATGAACTCCTCGGCCGACATCAAGGCCTTCACCGGCAAGCACGGCGGCACGATCTGTACGTCGTCCAACGCCAAGAAGGCCCTGGACTGGGCGTTCGAGCAGGGCGAGAAGGTGCTCTTCCTCCCGGACCAGCACCTGGGCCGCAACACCGCCGTCCGCGACATGGGCATGTCCCTCGACGACTGCGTGCTCTACAACCCGCACAAGCCGAACGGCGGCCTGACCGTCGAGCAGCTGCGCGGCGCCAAGATGATCCTGTGGCGCGGCCACTGCTCCGTGCACGGCCGCTTCTCGGTCGACTCGGTCAACGACGTGCGCGCCCGCATCCCCGGCGTGAACGTGCTGGTCCACCCCGAGTGCAAGCACGAGGTCGTGGCGGCCGCGGACTACGTCGGCTCCACCGAGTACATCATCAAGGCGCTGGAGGCGGCCCCGGCCGGCTCCAAGTGGGCCATCGGCACCGAGCTGAACCTGGTGCGCCGCCTGGCGAACCGTTTCGCCGCCGAGGACAAGGAAGTCGTCTTCCTCGACAAGACGGTCTGCTTCTGCTCCACGATGAACCGCATCGACCTCCCCCACCTGGTGTGGACCCTGGAGTCCCTGGCCGAGGGCAACCTTGTCAACCAGATCCAGGTCGACAAGGAGACCGAGAGCTTCGCGAAGCTCGCCCTGGAGCGGATGCTCGCGCTTCCGTAG